Proteins encoded by one window of Hippoglossus hippoglossus isolate fHipHip1 chromosome 15, fHipHip1.pri, whole genome shotgun sequence:
- the sufu gene encoding suppressor of fused homolog isoform X1, translating into MDEARPTSGAPAHGLVPLFPPGLQAIYGECRRLYPEQANPLQVTAIVKYWLGGPDPLDYISMYRNSGCSAQDIQEHWHYVSFGLSDLYGDNRVHEFTAADGPSGFGFELTFRLKREVGETAPPTWPAELMQGLARYVFQSENTFCSGDHVSWHNPLDNSESRIQHMLLTDDPQIQPIQTPFGTVSFLQIVGVCTEELQAAQQWNGQGILELMRGVRVAGGPWLITDMRRGETIFDIDPHLQQERVDQGIESEGSNLSGVSAKCVWDDLSRPPEDEEDSRSICIGSQPRRLSDKDTEQIRETLRKGLEFNSKAALPPISSQRQSHERPQSRKDSLESESSAAIVPHELVRTRQLESVHLKFNQEAGTLLPLCLRGRLLHGRHFTYKSINGDTAITFVSTGVEGAFATEEHPYAAHGPWLQILLTEEFVEQMLGDLQELNTREETKLPKEYSWPEKKLTISVLPDSVFDNPLQ; encoded by the exons ATGGATGAGGCACGGCCTACCAGTGGTGCTCCAGCCCACGGGCTGGTGCCGCTGTTTCCCCCCGGACTGCAGGCTATCTACGGGGAGTGCCGGCGACTTTACCCCGAGCAAGCGAACCCGCTCCAAGTAACAGCCATCGTCAAATACTG GTTAGGGGGACCTGACCCGTTAGACTACATCAGTATGTACAGGAACTCGGGCTGTTCAGCTCAGGACATCCAGGAGCACTGGCACTATGTCAGCTTTGGACTGAGTGACCTGTACGGGGACAACAGGGTTCACGA attcACAGCTGCAGATGGACCCAGCGGGTTTGGCTTTGAGCTCACCTTTAGGCTCAAAAGAGAAGTTGGAGAGACGGCACCCCCGACCTGGCCAGCTGAACTCATGCAAGGCTTGGCTCGCTACGTGTTCCAGTCAG aaaacacattttgtagTGGCGACCATGTATCGTGGCACAATCCACTGGACAACAGTGAATCTCGTATCCAGCACATGTTGCTCACAGACGACCCACAGATACAACCAATTCAAACACCTTTTGGCACAGTGAGCTTTCTCCAG attgtgggtgtgtgtacagAGGAGCTACAGGCGGCCCAACAGTGGAACGGCCAAGGGATTCTGGAACTGATGCGTGGAGTCCGAGT AGCTGGTGGCCCTTGGCTAATCACAGATATGAGGAGAGGGGAGACCATTTTTGACATTGATCCACACCTACAA CAGGAGAGAGTGGACCAGGGAATCGAGTCAGAGGGCTCTAACCTAAGTGGGGTCAGCGCCAAGTGTGTGTGGGACGATCTAAGTCGACCgccagaggacgaggaggacagCCGATCCATCTGCATAGGATCACAGCCACGCAGGCTCTCCGACAAAG acacagagcagatcAGGGAGACCCTGAGAAAAGGACTGGAGTTTAATAGTAAGGCAGCACTACCACCAAtcagcagccagagacagagCCATGAGAGGCCCCA GAGTCGGAAGGACAGTTTGGAGAGTGAGAGTTCGGCGGCCATCGTTCCACATGAGTTGGTCCGAACACGTCAGTTGGAGAGCGTCCATCTGAAATTCAACCAAGAGGCAGGCACGCTGCTGCCCCTCTGCCTGCG GGGTCGGTTGCTCCATGGAAGACATTTCACTTACAAAAGTATCAATGGAGACACAGCCATAACGTTTGTGTCTACGGGAGTTGAAGGAGCTTTTGCTACTGAAGAGCATCCATATGCAGCCCACGGCCCCTGGCTTCag ATACTGTTGACCGAAGAGTTTGTAGAGCAAATGCTTGGCGATTTACAGGAACTGAACACTCGTGAGGAG ACAAAGTTACCA
- the sufu gene encoding suppressor of fused homolog isoform X2: MDEARPTSGAPAHGLVPLFPPGLQAIYGECRRLYPEQANPLQVTAIVKYWLGGPDPLDYISMYRNSGCSAQDIQEHWHYVSFGLSDLYGDNRVHEFTAADGPSGFGFELTFRLKREVGETAPPTWPAELMQGLARYVFQSENTFCSGDHVSWHNPLDNSESRIQHMLLTDDPQIQPIQTPFGTVSFLQIVGVCTEELQAAQQWNGQGILELMRGVRVAGGPWLITDMRRGETIFDIDPHLQERVDQGIESEGSNLSGVSAKCVWDDLSRPPEDEEDSRSICIGSQPRRLSDKDTEQIRETLRKGLEFNSKAALPPISSQRQSHERPQSRKDSLESESSAAIVPHELVRTRQLESVHLKFNQEAGTLLPLCLRGRLLHGRHFTYKSINGDTAITFVSTGVEGAFATEEHPYAAHGPWLQILLTEEFVEQMLGDLQELNTREETKLPKEYSWPEKKLTISVLPDSVFDNPLQ; encoded by the exons ATGGATGAGGCACGGCCTACCAGTGGTGCTCCAGCCCACGGGCTGGTGCCGCTGTTTCCCCCCGGACTGCAGGCTATCTACGGGGAGTGCCGGCGACTTTACCCCGAGCAAGCGAACCCGCTCCAAGTAACAGCCATCGTCAAATACTG GTTAGGGGGACCTGACCCGTTAGACTACATCAGTATGTACAGGAACTCGGGCTGTTCAGCTCAGGACATCCAGGAGCACTGGCACTATGTCAGCTTTGGACTGAGTGACCTGTACGGGGACAACAGGGTTCACGA attcACAGCTGCAGATGGACCCAGCGGGTTTGGCTTTGAGCTCACCTTTAGGCTCAAAAGAGAAGTTGGAGAGACGGCACCCCCGACCTGGCCAGCTGAACTCATGCAAGGCTTGGCTCGCTACGTGTTCCAGTCAG aaaacacattttgtagTGGCGACCATGTATCGTGGCACAATCCACTGGACAACAGTGAATCTCGTATCCAGCACATGTTGCTCACAGACGACCCACAGATACAACCAATTCAAACACCTTTTGGCACAGTGAGCTTTCTCCAG attgtgggtgtgtgtacagAGGAGCTACAGGCGGCCCAACAGTGGAACGGCCAAGGGATTCTGGAACTGATGCGTGGAGTCCGAGT AGCTGGTGGCCCTTGGCTAATCACAGATATGAGGAGAGGGGAGACCATTTTTGACATTGATCCACACCTACAA GAGAGAGTGGACCAGGGAATCGAGTCAGAGGGCTCTAACCTAAGTGGGGTCAGCGCCAAGTGTGTGTGGGACGATCTAAGTCGACCgccagaggacgaggaggacagCCGATCCATCTGCATAGGATCACAGCCACGCAGGCTCTCCGACAAAG acacagagcagatcAGGGAGACCCTGAGAAAAGGACTGGAGTTTAATAGTAAGGCAGCACTACCACCAAtcagcagccagagacagagCCATGAGAGGCCCCA GAGTCGGAAGGACAGTTTGGAGAGTGAGAGTTCGGCGGCCATCGTTCCACATGAGTTGGTCCGAACACGTCAGTTGGAGAGCGTCCATCTGAAATTCAACCAAGAGGCAGGCACGCTGCTGCCCCTCTGCCTGCG GGGTCGGTTGCTCCATGGAAGACATTTCACTTACAAAAGTATCAATGGAGACACAGCCATAACGTTTGTGTCTACGGGAGTTGAAGGAGCTTTTGCTACTGAAGAGCATCCATATGCAGCCCACGGCCCCTGGCTTCag ATACTGTTGACCGAAGAGTTTGTAGAGCAAATGCTTGGCGATTTACAGGAACTGAACACTCGTGAGGAG ACAAAGTTACCA
- the mettl18 gene encoding histidine protein methyltransferase 1 homolog, giving the protein MSFCFNFDVPTQSVNSDEARGPESQNSKKVNAAPTNQDNTKPAEPVKEAKEHLLPADPQFLLVDAVPETVTIGSLPPLHFLNETVFEKTASERKDDENILSHTSEQMSDLISGVYEGGLKVWECTYDLLELMERDGETFGEKAVLDLGCGAGLLGILALKRGASHIHFQDYNSTVIEQLTVPNVILNCQEDDDIESEDDKEGRGDGKLQEEESCRKTLKEKEALKDGSTPPKKQAIDLSQHPLLSKCRFFSGDWSTFLDLVLKASSQPKYDIIFTSETIYNTAYYPSLHETLHKLLAPDGLVYLATKSHYFGVGGGLHLFETFVEQRGTFSVDHLWEGEEGLQRHVVVLRFKKTNAT; this is encoded by the exons atgtcattttgttttaacttcGACGTCCCGACACAAAGTGTGAACTCGGACGAAGCGCGTGGACCCGAATCGCAAAACAGCAAGAAAGTCAATGCTGCTCCAACT AACCAGGACAATACCAAACCAGCAGAGCCAGTAAAAGAGGCCAAAGAGCACCTTCTACCAGCTGACCCTCAGTTCCTCCTTGTGGACGCTGTCCCTGAAACAGTCACTATCGGAAGTCTTCCTCCCCTCCACTTCCTCAACGAGACAGTTTTCGAGAAGACGGCCTCGGAACGAAAGGATGATGAGAATATCCTCTCTCATACTTCAGAGCAGATGTCTGATCTCATCTCCGGTGTGTACGAGGGAGGGCTGAAGGTGTGGGAGTGCACTTATGACCTTCTGGAGCTCatggagagagacggagagacatTTGGGGAGAAGGCAGTTTTAGATCTGGGCTGTGGTGCGGGGCTGTTGGGGATACTAGCTCTGAAGAGAGGAGCCAGTCACATCCACTTTCAGGATTATAACAGCACAGTTATTGAACAGCTGACAGTACCTAATGTAATACTAAACTGCCAGGAGGATGATGACATAGAGAGTGAAGATGACAAAGAAGGGAGGGGCGACGGAAAGTTACAAGAGGAAGAAAGTTGTCGAAAGAcattgaaagagaaagaagcgTTGAAAGATGGCAGCACGCCTCCAAAGAAACAAGCCATAGACTTATCCCAGCACCCGCTTTTATCGAAGTGTCGTTTTTTCTCTGGTGACTGGAGTACGTTTCTTGATTTGGTTCTAAAGGCGAGCTCACAACCcaaatatgatattatattcACCTCAGAGACAATCTACAACACCGCTTACTACCCCAGCCTCCACGAGACCCTCCACAAACTGCTGGCACCAGATGGACTCGTCTACCTCGCCACCAAATCCCACTACTTTGGTGTAGGCGGCGGACTCCACCTGTTTGAGACATTTGTGGAGCAGAGGGGGACTTTCTCTGTGGATCACCtgtgggagggggaggaaggactTCAGAGACACGTAGTAGTCCTacgttttaaaaaaacaaacgctACTTGA
- the zdhhc16a gene encoding palmitoyltransferase ZDHHC16A isoform X3, protein MVQFGPRCRMRWCPSSVLHLLRCVRSRSCTRRGKSRLPPWIRETWAYILLLVQSLCFNSLTDSDVVFDSVFEPVFWTVDYVTRWFGTVFVCLVVILTSSILAIVYIILLPLVLNTYSPPWIAWHICYGHWNLVMIVFHYYKSARTSPGYPPTVKNDSPFVAVCKKCIMPKPARTHHCGICNRCILKMDHHCPWLNNCVGHFNHRYFFSFCLSMTLGCVYCSISGRNLFLEAYNAIETNYQTPAPHYTFKEKMINKSIIYMWVLTSTVGVALGALTFWHAVLISRGETSIEKHINSKETKRLAKRGRVYKNPFNYGRLNNWKVFLGVEKRSHWLTRVILPSGHPPLCDGLTWDILPFKKDLMPV, encoded by the exons ATG GTGCAGTTTGGTCCCAGATGCAGGATGCGGTGGTGTCCCAGCTCTGTGCTGCACCTGCTGCGCTGTGTACGGTCCCGCTCCTGCACCAGGAGAGGAAAGAGCCGGCTGCCTCCGTGGATCAGGGAAACATGGGCGTACATACTACTGCTGGTGCAGTCACTTTGCTTTAACTCTCTCACTGACTCAGATGTGGTGTTCGACTCAGTCTTTGAACCAGTTTTTTGGACTGTGGACTACGTCACCCGCTGGTTTGGCaca gtgtttgtttgtctggtgGTGATACTGACCAGCTCCATCCTGGCGATAGTCTATATTATTCTACTGCCTCTGGTCCTCAACACGTACTCCCCTCCATGGATCGCTTGGCACATTTGTTATGGACATTGGAATCTCGTCATGATTGTTTTCCACTACTACAAATCTGCCAGGACCTCACCCGGGTATCCCCCCACT GTAAAAAACGACAGTCCATTTGTGGCAGTCTGCAAAAAGTGCATCATGCCCAAACCAGCAAGAACACACCACTGTGGTATCTGTAACAG GTGCATTCTGAAAATGGACCATCATTGTC CGTGGTTAAATAACTGTGTGGGTCATTTTAACCACCGttacttcttctccttctgtctctccatgACTTTGGGCTGTGTTTACTGTAGCATCAGTGGCAGGAACCTGTTCCTGGAGGCTTACAATGCTATTGAG ACCAACTATCAGACGCCTGCACCACACTACACCTTTAAGGAAAAGATGATTAATAAGAGCATCATCTACATGTGGGTCCTCACCAG CACAGTGGGAGTGGCCCTAGGAGCTCTGACATTTTGGCATGCAGTTCTCATATCCAGAGGAGAGACCAGCATcgaaaaacacatcaacagcaAAGAAACGAAGCGATTGGCAAAACGGGGAAGG GTTTACAAAAACCCTTTCAACTACGGCAGACTGAATAACTGGAAAGTCTTCCTCGGCGTGGAGAAGAGAAG TCACTGGCTTACCCGTGTTATCCTTCCATCTGGACATCCTCCACTTTGTGATGGGTTGACGTGGGACATCTTACCATTTAAAAAGGACCTGATGCCTGTATGA
- the zdhhc16a gene encoding palmitoyltransferase ZDHHC16A isoform X1 has translation MVQFGPRCRMRWCPSSVLHLLRCVRSRSCTRRGKSRLPPWIRETWAYILLLVQSLCFNSLTDSDVVFDSVFEPVFWTVDYVTRWFGTVFVCLVVILTSSILAIVYIILLPLVLNTYSPPWIAWHICYGHWNLVMIVFHYYKSARTSPGYPPTVKNDSPFVAVCKKCIMPKPARTHHCGICNRCILKMDHHCPWLNNCVGHFNHRYFFSFCLSMTLGCVYCSISGRNLFLEAYNAIEHFKHLDMDKPGVPVTGMGPLIGLLPPGQTNYQTPAPHYTFKEKMINKSIIYMWVLTSTVGVALGALTFWHAVLISRGETSIEKHINSKETKRLAKRGRVYKNPFNYGRLNNWKVFLGVEKRSHWLTRVILPSGHPPLCDGLTWDILPFKKDLMPV, from the exons ATG GTGCAGTTTGGTCCCAGATGCAGGATGCGGTGGTGTCCCAGCTCTGTGCTGCACCTGCTGCGCTGTGTACGGTCCCGCTCCTGCACCAGGAGAGGAAAGAGCCGGCTGCCTCCGTGGATCAGGGAAACATGGGCGTACATACTACTGCTGGTGCAGTCACTTTGCTTTAACTCTCTCACTGACTCAGATGTGGTGTTCGACTCAGTCTTTGAACCAGTTTTTTGGACTGTGGACTACGTCACCCGCTGGTTTGGCaca gtgtttgtttgtctggtgGTGATACTGACCAGCTCCATCCTGGCGATAGTCTATATTATTCTACTGCCTCTGGTCCTCAACACGTACTCCCCTCCATGGATCGCTTGGCACATTTGTTATGGACATTGGAATCTCGTCATGATTGTTTTCCACTACTACAAATCTGCCAGGACCTCACCCGGGTATCCCCCCACT GTAAAAAACGACAGTCCATTTGTGGCAGTCTGCAAAAAGTGCATCATGCCCAAACCAGCAAGAACACACCACTGTGGTATCTGTAACAG GTGCATTCTGAAAATGGACCATCATTGTC CGTGGTTAAATAACTGTGTGGGTCATTTTAACCACCGttacttcttctccttctgtctctccatgACTTTGGGCTGTGTTTACTGTAGCATCAGTGGCAGGAACCTGTTCCTGGAGGCTTACAATGCTATTGAG CACTTTAAACATTTGGATATGGATAAGCCAGGGGTACCAGTAACAGGGATGGGTCCTCTCATAGGGCTGCTTCCCCCTGGCCAG ACCAACTATCAGACGCCTGCACCACACTACACCTTTAAGGAAAAGATGATTAATAAGAGCATCATCTACATGTGGGTCCTCACCAG CACAGTGGGAGTGGCCCTAGGAGCTCTGACATTTTGGCATGCAGTTCTCATATCCAGAGGAGAGACCAGCATcgaaaaacacatcaacagcaAAGAAACGAAGCGATTGGCAAAACGGGGAAGG GTTTACAAAAACCCTTTCAACTACGGCAGACTGAATAACTGGAAAGTCTTCCTCGGCGTGGAGAAGAGAAG TCACTGGCTTACCCGTGTTATCCTTCCATCTGGACATCCTCCACTTTGTGATGGGTTGACGTGGGACATCTTACCATTTAAAAAGGACCTGATGCCTGTATGA
- the zdhhc16a gene encoding palmitoyltransferase ZDHHC16A isoform X2: MRWCPSSVLHLLRCVRSRSCTRRGKSRLPPWIRETWAYILLLVQSLCFNSLTDSDVVFDSVFEPVFWTVDYVTRWFGTVFVCLVVILTSSILAIVYIILLPLVLNTYSPPWIAWHICYGHWNLVMIVFHYYKSARTSPGYPPTVKNDSPFVAVCKKCIMPKPARTHHCGICNRCILKMDHHCPWLNNCVGHFNHRYFFSFCLSMTLGCVYCSISGRNLFLEAYNAIEHFKHLDMDKPGVPVTGMGPLIGLLPPGQTNYQTPAPHYTFKEKMINKSIIYMWVLTSTVGVALGALTFWHAVLISRGETSIEKHINSKETKRLAKRGRVYKNPFNYGRLNNWKVFLGVEKRSHWLTRVILPSGHPPLCDGLTWDILPFKKDLMPV; the protein is encoded by the exons ATGCGGTGGTGTCCCAGCTCTGTGCTGCACCTGCTGCGCTGTGTACGGTCCCGCTCCTGCACCAGGAGAGGAAAGAGCCGGCTGCCTCCGTGGATCAGGGAAACATGGGCGTACATACTACTGCTGGTGCAGTCACTTTGCTTTAACTCTCTCACTGACTCAGATGTGGTGTTCGACTCAGTCTTTGAACCAGTTTTTTGGACTGTGGACTACGTCACCCGCTGGTTTGGCaca gtgtttgtttgtctggtgGTGATACTGACCAGCTCCATCCTGGCGATAGTCTATATTATTCTACTGCCTCTGGTCCTCAACACGTACTCCCCTCCATGGATCGCTTGGCACATTTGTTATGGACATTGGAATCTCGTCATGATTGTTTTCCACTACTACAAATCTGCCAGGACCTCACCCGGGTATCCCCCCACT GTAAAAAACGACAGTCCATTTGTGGCAGTCTGCAAAAAGTGCATCATGCCCAAACCAGCAAGAACACACCACTGTGGTATCTGTAACAG GTGCATTCTGAAAATGGACCATCATTGTC CGTGGTTAAATAACTGTGTGGGTCATTTTAACCACCGttacttcttctccttctgtctctccatgACTTTGGGCTGTGTTTACTGTAGCATCAGTGGCAGGAACCTGTTCCTGGAGGCTTACAATGCTATTGAG CACTTTAAACATTTGGATATGGATAAGCCAGGGGTACCAGTAACAGGGATGGGTCCTCTCATAGGGCTGCTTCCCCCTGGCCAG ACCAACTATCAGACGCCTGCACCACACTACACCTTTAAGGAAAAGATGATTAATAAGAGCATCATCTACATGTGGGTCCTCACCAG CACAGTGGGAGTGGCCCTAGGAGCTCTGACATTTTGGCATGCAGTTCTCATATCCAGAGGAGAGACCAGCATcgaaaaacacatcaacagcaAAGAAACGAAGCGATTGGCAAAACGGGGAAGG GTTTACAAAAACCCTTTCAACTACGGCAGACTGAATAACTGGAAAGTCTTCCTCGGCGTGGAGAAGAGAAG TCACTGGCTTACCCGTGTTATCCTTCCATCTGGACATCCTCCACTTTGTGATGGGTTGACGTGGGACATCTTACCATTTAAAAAGGACCTGATGCCTGTATGA
- the ubtd1a gene encoding ubiquitin domain-containing protein 1a — MWQANCRRMHNLAHWISGAVMGGCVGRSRTEGPGSARSSTRSKKRGGRNEPLKKERPKWKSEYPMTEGQLRSKRDEFWDTAPAFDGRKEIWDALRAAALAAECNDLELAQAIVDGACITVPHGSLTESYDELGNRYQLPAYTLAPPVNLISETSSPSKTSESTHKQAQPPPCRQEFQLRVRLSTGNDVRLTASMADSIAELKKQLEEQEEIDVIRQRWFFSGKLLTDKTRLQDTKIQKDFVVQVIVNVNPSVIPN, encoded by the exons ATGTGGCAGGCAAACTGCAGACGGATGCATAACTTAGCGCACTGGATTTCTG GGGCCGTGATGGGAGGCTGTGTGGGGAGGAGTAGGACGGAGGGACCAGGGAGTGCCCGGAGCTCCACGAGGAGCAAGAAACGTGGAG gaCGTAACGAGCCCCTCAAGAAGGAGCGTCCAAAGTGGAAGAGTGAATACCCAATGACGGAGGGCCAGCTGAGGAGTAAGAGGGATGAGTTTTGGGACACGGCTCCGGCCTTCGATGGACGGAAAGAGATCTGGGATGcactcagagctgcagctctggctGCGGAGTGCAATGACCTGGAGCTAGCACAGGCCATCGTGGACGGAGCCTGCATTACTGTGCCACATG GCTCCCTGACAGAGAGTTACGATGAACTGGGAAACCGCTACCAGCTCCCGGCGTACACTTTAGCCCCGCCTGTCAACCTCATCTCTGAAACGTCCAGCCCGAGCAAAACCTCTGAATCCACCCATAAACAGGCCCAGCCCCCTCCGTGCAGACAAGAGTTCCAGCTGCGGGTGCGGTTGTCAACAG GGAATGACGTGCGTCTGACAGCCAGCATGGCGGACTCCATCGCCGAGCTGAAGaaacagctggaggagcaggaagagatcGATGTGATTCGCCAGAGGTGGTTCTTCTCCGGGAAGCTCCTGACCGACAAGACTCGACTTCAGGACACCAAGATCCAGAAGGACTTTGTCGTCCAAGTGATTGTGAACGTGAACCCTTCAGTCATACCGAACTga